AAAATTCGTCAAAATAGACGGTCTCTTTTATGATAGGTTCACCCCATATGCTTAATAATGAGTATAGTTCTTCTTTGGTAAAAAAATGAGCGTCTTTAAAAGTAGGATCGTTAGCTTTGTTTTTACCTAATGGCGAATGGAGATTTAGACAACCTAAAATAAGCCAACCATCGTGTTTCAATACACGAAACATTTCGTTAATAGCCGATTCTATGTTATTTACAAATTCGAGCATAGTAATACTGGCAACTACATCGAATTGTTCGTTATGGAATGGTAGGTTTTGTACATCAGCTTTAACGAACTTTGTACGTTTAATTTTTTTAATTTGGGCTATTTCGAGCATTGCATCCGAAATATCAACAGCAGTTATGTCGTAGCCTAATTCCGAAAAGTATGCAGTCCAATGTCCGGTTCCACAGCCTACTTCGAGAAATGTTGAGCCTTGATTGGGCAAGCATAGTAAGCTTTTTATTAAATTCTTTTCTAGAATATCTATTTTTTTACCTAATTCTGTTTGGTAATAGCTATCGTATTGTTGAGCTATTTCTTTATTTTCAAAAATGTTCATTGAAATAAAAATTGTTGGTAAATATAACGATGTTTTTAATAATTTTTATCATCTATAATAAACATACATTAACAATGTGTATTTGTTTATTAAAACAAATTAACATTTGATAAACGAAACAAATTTAATATTTTGCCGTATAAACAAATAAAAAAAGCTATATGCGTCCCTAACACAACCATAGTATTAAAAATAGTTCAAGTTTTAGTAATTTGCTTAATACAGAGTTCTTTATTGTTTTCTCAAAACTCCAATCGTTCTTACAAAATCACTTTTTCTGACACTATACCAGGATTTACCTCCATTCAAGCCAAAGGTAATGTTGTTATTTCTATTCGTCAGGATAATTATTTTAGCATAACTTTCAAGGGTAGTCGAAACATTTTAAAAGATGTTTTTAGCAGTGTAAAGGTTAATAATCATTGTTTAAATATCGATGCTACTAAATTATTCGAAAATGAACGAATATATGTAGAGGTTATAATGCCGGTGGTTGATACTATTCGACTTTTTGATAATGCTTCTGTTTATACGCCAACCAATATATGGATAAAGCGTTTGTATATTGAAAATTATTCAGAACAGCGATCAGAAATATTTATCAATAGCACTGAATGCAACCTATTTACTAAAGGATATGGCACCATTCGTTTGGCAGGTATAGTTGACATATTAAGAGTTTATGCTAAGGATGAAATTGTTTTAAACATAGAGTTTTTAT
This Bacteroidales bacterium DNA region includes the following protein-coding sequences:
- a CDS encoding DUF2807 domain-containing protein; this encodes MPYKQIKKAICVPNTTIVLKIVQVLVICLIQSSLLFSQNSNRSYKITFSDTIPGFTSIQAKGNVVISIRQDNYFSITFKGSRNILKDVFSSVKVNNHCLNIDATKLFENERIYVEVIMPVVDTIRLFDNASVYTPTNIWIKRLYIENYSEQRSEIFINSTECNLFTKGYGTIRLAGIVDILRVYAKDEIVLNIEFLSKYLYCETNQKATIIAKGKTFAGEFWAYNKSLIDAMETTCGRVKVFALDNSQINVKSEEKPLVLSLKKGKIQYIAPNVMVIDSIGIHNLKEIK
- a CDS encoding class I SAM-dependent methyltransferase; the encoded protein is MNIFENKEIAQQYDSYYQTELGKKIDILEKNLIKSLLCLPNQGSTFLEVGCGTGHWTAYFSELGYDITAVDISDAMLEIAQIKKIKRTKFVKADVQNLPFHNEQFDVVASITMLEFVNNIESAINEMFRVLKHDGWLILGCLNLHSPLGKNKANDPTFKDAHFFTKEELYSLLSIWGEPIIKETVYFDEFFRLKEQGEEGAFLGVAIQKTKML